ACTTGTCTCTAAGTTAAATCTCACATTCCCAATTTTCCTAATTCTCCCAATCCCTAATTACCCACTTACCAGTCCCCAATCCCCAGTGCCTAATTCCTAAAAATTCCACATTACGGGATTTTTGTCAAGATGTTGGGTAACATCACGAGATATCCGATCCATTTCTTGTAATTCCTCATCAGATAATTGTACCTGAGCCGCTTGAGCATTATCAGTAGCTTGACTAGCATTTCTTGCACCCGCGATCGCGTTACTCTGAGGTTGAGCGATTAACCAAGCTAGGGATAATTGCGCTAAAGTACAATTATGACGTTCGGCGATCGCACGCAACTTCTCAACTGCGGCTAATGCTCTTTGATAATTTTCCCCTTGAAAGAGCTTATTTTTCGATCTTACATCTTCATCAGGGAAAGTTTGCTCGGCTGTAAATTTACCTGTGAGTAGTCCTTGAGCCAGAGAAGAATAAGCTAAAATCGAGATCTTATTTTCGATACAATAAGGCATAGCATCGTCTTCTACTTGTCGCCAGAAAAGCGAATAAGGAGGTTGTAAACTATCAATGCGTCCATATTGCGCTGCTTCTGCAATTTGCTCGCAAGAGAAATTCGACACGCCGATCGCTCTAATTTTACCTTGTTCGAGCAACTTATTCAATGCGCTCATGGTTTCCTCAATCGGGACAACTTCCGAATTAAAAGAGCCAGAGGGCCAATGAATCTGGTATAAATCGAGATAATCAGTATGAAGATTTTTTAGCGATCGCTCGCAAGCCGCCAACACTTGGTCATACTTAAGATGATTCGCAAATACCTTCGACGCAATTACGACGCGCGATCGTCTATCTTCAATGGCTTTTGCTACAATTTTCTCAGAATAACCATCACCATAGACTTCCGCAGTATCAATCGTCGTAATTCCTGCATCACAAGCTGCACGAATCGCTTTAATTATCTCATCATCTTCGATTCCCACCCAATAAGCTTTACCTGCTTGCCAAGTACCGAGGATAATAGGTGTAATTTGGACATCAGAATTCCCAAGTTGTCTTGTTTGCATTGCGTGTCTTTAGCTTACATTCCTAATTGATTTTGCCATCTTTAGGATTAATACGAATCTATCATGAGGATGTTGTTTTTTTTGGTTAATTTAACCACAGATTAACACAGATAAACGCTGATTTATTAATCGGTGTGTATTCTAGTCTATCTAATATTCAATTTTGACTTAACTACGATTAATCTGTAGAGACGTAGCAATGCTACGTCTTTACTCTACAATTAGCAATGCTACGTCTCCACAATTCAGATAGCGAAATCTCGACAATTTATTTATTCATCTTCCATCTTGATGACTTACAATAGTTACATATCTGTGTTTATCCCTATTTATCTGTGGTTAAAATAAATAGCAAAACTATGCTATCTCATACTACTCATGCTCTCAAAGAATGGGCAAGTGCCGTTAACGCCTTAGAACAAGGTAAAACAATTATGCTCTTGCGTAAAGGGGGAATTCGCGAAGTAGGAAATCGCTTTGAAGTAAAAAATCGGCAAGTCTTGCTTTACCCGACATACGAACATCAAAAACCCCATTTATTGAAACCAGATTACGCAGTCGAAGTAACACCAGTTGCTTCTGGTTGGCATCCAGAAAAAGTTAGAATTGGTAGTTGGGCGGAAATTACTGATATTTTGCCAATTAGCGACGCTGTAACAGTTGAAGCCTTATTAGCATATCACATTTGGAAGGAAGAATTTGTGCTATCTCGCTACAATTGGAAGCCCCGTCAACCGCTTTACATTTTGCTT
Above is a genomic segment from Oscillatoria salina IIICB1 containing:
- a CDS encoding aldo/keto reductase, with the translated sequence MQTRQLGNSDVQITPIILGTWQAGKAYWVGIEDDEIIKAIRAACDAGITTIDTAEVYGDGYSEKIVAKAIEDRRSRVVIASKVFANHLKYDQVLAACERSLKNLHTDYLDLYQIHWPSGSFNSEVVPIEETMSALNKLLEQGKIRAIGVSNFSCEQIAEAAQYGRIDSLQPPYSLFWRQVEDDAMPYCIENKISILAYSSLAQGLLTGKFTAEQTFPDEDVRSKNKLFQGENYQRALAAVEKLRAIAERHNCTLAQLSLAWLIAQPQSNAIAGARNASQATDNAQAAQVQLSDEELQEMDRISRDVTQHLDKNPVMWNF
- a CDS encoding DUF1802 family protein, whose amino-acid sequence is MLSHTTHALKEWASAVNALEQGKTIMLLRKGGIREVGNRFEVKNRQVLLYPTYEHQKPHLLKPDYAVEVTPVASGWHPEKVRIGSWAEITDILPISDAVTVEALLAYHIWKEEFVLSRYNWKPRQPLYILLLRTYKLPQSVTIDYRPEYGGCKSWIDLVEPISLANLVPVIDENSYKQQVSEIREICGDVTSNVST